From a single Natronorubrum tibetense GA33 genomic region:
- the cbiT gene encoding precorrin-6Y C5,15-methyltransferase (decarboxylating) subunit CbiT codes for MPPIALPHDAKAGPTKPEVRAVVHSKLALEDDDHFAEVGSCTGAITIEAAQRAGRVTALERKPERLETTEKNLAANAESVRADIELRNEEAPAGLPDDADALFLGGSRNFEAVLDHAVETQIDRIVMNVSRLEVAGKATEAFRERDILAEVVQFQVSHGYELAGATSFNSDNPVYMLVGSATPESDADSDGENVADGSGGTRGEGQ; via the coding sequence ATGCCACCCATCGCGCTTCCACACGATGCGAAGGCCGGACCGACCAAGCCGGAGGTCCGCGCCGTCGTCCACTCGAAGCTCGCACTCGAGGACGACGACCACTTCGCGGAGGTTGGCTCCTGTACGGGAGCCATCACGATCGAAGCCGCACAGCGAGCCGGACGGGTGACCGCTCTCGAGCGGAAACCGGAACGACTCGAGACGACCGAGAAGAATCTCGCGGCGAACGCGGAGTCGGTACGGGCCGACATCGAACTACGGAACGAGGAAGCGCCAGCGGGACTGCCAGACGACGCCGACGCGCTCTTTCTGGGCGGAAGCCGGAACTTCGAGGCCGTCCTCGACCACGCCGTCGAGACCCAAATCGACCGGATCGTGATGAACGTCTCGCGACTCGAGGTCGCGGGCAAGGCGACGGAAGCCTTCCGGGAGCGGGATATCTTAGCGGAGGTCGTTCAGTTTCAGGTGAGCCACGGCTACGAACTCGCCGGGGCGACGAGTTTCAACTCGGACAACCCGGTCTACATGCTGGTCGGAAGCGCGACACCGGAGTCGGATGCAGACAGCGATGGCGAGAACGTCGCCGACGGCAGTGGCGGTACTCGGGGTGAGGGACAATGA
- a CDS encoding cobalt-factor II C(20)-methyltransferase: MTLFGVGLGPGEADLVTVRGKEVLENADVVYSPGRLSRSVALEHVDESKIGDLDFPMTKDEEKLRSAWKEAAAEIAPNAREGDVAFVTLGDPNVYSTFGHLRRTIDAFHPDVELEIVPGVSAVTAFATAMGVEIEAGAGLSLREAANGHSPTGPDRMILFKVTDAPATHEGLVEAGYEVTYGRRLFMEQGETLVTEDPAEIDERDYYTLAYAVKADLEVEQATAAFQQEGDGTEDASSEADSSSSGEPVADGGEVVVEEMAEGCAHGDCGGH; the protein is encoded by the coding sequence ATGACGCTCTTCGGCGTCGGACTCGGTCCCGGCGAGGCCGACCTCGTGACCGTTCGCGGGAAGGAGGTTCTCGAGAACGCGGACGTGGTCTACTCGCCCGGCCGCCTCTCCCGCTCCGTGGCGCTTGAGCACGTCGACGAGTCGAAGATCGGGGACCTCGATTTCCCGATGACAAAAGACGAGGAGAAGCTTCGGTCGGCGTGGAAGGAAGCCGCCGCCGAAATCGCGCCGAATGCACGCGAGGGCGACGTTGCCTTCGTCACGCTGGGCGATCCGAACGTCTACTCGACCTTCGGCCACCTGCGCCGGACGATCGACGCGTTTCATCCCGACGTGGAACTCGAGATCGTCCCCGGCGTGAGCGCCGTGACCGCGTTCGCGACCGCGATGGGCGTCGAGATCGAAGCCGGCGCGGGGCTCTCGCTGCGCGAGGCCGCGAACGGCCACAGCCCGACCGGCCCCGACCGGATGATCCTGTTTAAGGTCACCGACGCGCCGGCGACCCACGAGGGGCTCGTCGAAGCCGGCTACGAAGTGACCTACGGCCGCCGGCTGTTCATGGAACAGGGCGAGACGCTGGTGACGGAAGACCCCGCAGAGATCGACGAGCGCGACTACTACACGCTGGCGTACGCCGTGAAGGCGGACCTCGAGGTCGAGCAGGCGACGGCAGCGTTCCAGCAGGAGGGCGACGGAACTGAGGACGCCTCGAGCGAGGCGGACTCGTCCTCGAGCGGCGAGCCGGTTGCAGACGGTGGAGAAGTCGTGGTCGAAGAGATGGCGGAAGGCTGTGCGCACGGCGACTGCGGAGGCCACTGA
- a CDS encoding cobalt-precorrin-4/precorrin-4 C(11)-methyltransferase translates to MTETNTNDDPDASGGDPQEAIDAQGALRREELDDRIFDHNAGDEQEGIPFVGAGPGNPRLLTVAGKELLEEADLVVHAGSLVNSELLEEYCAHAELVNSVGKDLEELIPLMRDAYEDGENVVRLHSGDPAIYGAALEQMDALEHEGVPTYFVPGVTSAFAASATLRTQLTLNEVSNHVAFTRPQGKTLTEEEDHISEFVGMGDVTSCIYLGTHAVRDTMDRLLEDGHDPETPVGVIYHASWPDEDVIIGTVGTIADKVEEAGYRASAMVVIGDAVTGAGYERSFLYGDWANRGSSSSESTGEPEASDD, encoded by the coding sequence ATGACGGAGACAAATACGAACGACGATCCTGATGCAAGCGGCGGCGACCCACAGGAAGCGATCGACGCTCAGGGGGCACTTCGCCGCGAGGAACTGGACGACCGAATTTTCGACCACAACGCCGGCGACGAACAGGAAGGGATTCCCTTCGTCGGCGCTGGCCCCGGCAACCCGCGACTGCTGACCGTTGCGGGCAAGGAACTGCTCGAGGAGGCCGACCTCGTCGTTCACGCTGGCTCGCTGGTCAACAGCGAACTGCTCGAGGAGTACTGCGCCCACGCCGAGTTGGTTAATTCGGTTGGCAAAGACCTCGAGGAACTGATCCCGCTGATGCGGGACGCCTACGAGGACGGCGAGAACGTGGTGCGACTCCACAGCGGCGATCCGGCGATCTACGGGGCCGCACTCGAGCAGATGGACGCCTTGGAACACGAGGGCGTTCCGACGTACTTCGTTCCGGGCGTCACGTCGGCCTTCGCGGCCAGTGCGACCCTCAGAACGCAACTGACGCTCAACGAGGTCTCGAATCATGTCGCGTTCACTCGGCCGCAGGGCAAGACCCTGACCGAGGAGGAAGATCACATCTCCGAGTTCGTCGGCATGGGCGACGTGACGAGCTGTATCTACCTTGGCACCCACGCGGTTCGGGATACGATGGATCGGCTGCTCGAGGACGGCCACGACCCCGAGACGCCGGTCGGCGTGATCTACCACGCCTCCTGGCCGGACGAGGACGTCATCATCGGAACGGTCGGGACGATTGCAGACAAGGTCGAGGAGGCCGGCTACCGCGCCTCCGCGATGGTCGTCATTGGCGACGCCGTGACGGGGGCCGGTTACGAGCGGTCGTTCCTCTACGGTGACTGGGCGAATCGGGGATCGTCTTCATCGGAATCAACAGGCGAACCGGAGGCGAGCGATGACTGA
- the cbiG gene encoding cobalt-precorrin 5A hydrolase — protein MSSGTENTDDTDDSSTDSGGHCSTADSDGEVAEEIAIISFRRKMDTAEEIKAEIGDRYETIDIIEYHGDVFEEHWGEYDCFIGLMASGIAMRKTAHLLDDKWDDPAICVVDEELTWAIPITGGHHGANQVAQDLATMGAIPAMTTASEAAGKQGVESRAKAMDTHVVNGDSTVKTNLAVLDDNLGPVARLEGPKAVLVGDDVTVLKRNKNDGIVIGTGSVSGASRESFIAAWEEALDQTSHDLSDVEFVGTATRKEDEEGLLEAAQELDLGVVAFDKETLLEHEGPTPSKSKELIGWPGVSEASAIAGGAEQELVLEKIGYENEVTVAIGR, from the coding sequence ATGAGTTCAGGAACTGAGAATACAGACGACACAGACGACTCGAGTACGGATTCCGGCGGCCACTGTTCGACGGCCGACTCGGACGGAGAAGTCGCCGAAGAGATCGCAATCATCTCTTTCAGGCGGAAGATGGACACGGCCGAGGAGATCAAAGCGGAGATCGGTGACCGATACGAGACAATCGACATCATCGAGTACCACGGCGACGTCTTCGAGGAGCACTGGGGCGAGTACGACTGCTTTATCGGGCTGATGGCCTCCGGTATCGCGATGCGCAAGACGGCCCACCTGCTCGACGACAAGTGGGACGATCCCGCAATCTGTGTCGTCGACGAGGAACTGACGTGGGCCATCCCGATCACGGGCGGCCACCACGGCGCGAATCAGGTCGCACAGGATCTGGCGACGATGGGCGCGATTCCGGCGATGACCACCGCGAGCGAGGCCGCAGGCAAGCAGGGCGTCGAGTCCCGCGCGAAGGCGATGGACACCCACGTCGTCAACGGCGATTCGACGGTGAAGACGAACCTCGCCGTCCTCGACGACAACCTGGGACCCGTGGCGCGACTCGAGGGCCCGAAAGCCGTCCTCGTCGGCGACGACGTAACCGTCCTGAAGCGAAACAAGAACGACGGGATCGTCATCGGCACCGGTAGCGTCTCCGGCGCGAGCAGGGAGTCGTTCATCGCCGCGTGGGAGGAAGCGCTTGACCAGACCTCCCACGACCTCTCGGACGTCGAATTCGTTGGGACTGCAACCCGGAAGGAGGACGAGGAAGGCTTACTCGAGGCCGCCCAGGAACTCGATCTCGGCGTGGTCGCCTTCGACAAGGAGACGCTCCTCGAGCACGAGGGGCCGACGCCCTCGAAGTCCAAAGAACTGATCGGCTGGCCCGGCGTCTCGGAGGCGAGCGCGATCGCCGGCGGTGCCGAACAGGAACTGGTGCTCGAGAAGATCGGCTACGAGAACGAGGTTACGGTGGCGATTGGCCGATGA
- a CDS encoding precorrin-3B C(17)-methyltransferase gives MSTEESAADTDGGTPDDHGTLYVVGIGPGLPDHMTAKAKRVIESSEVVIASSLYQEFLRDDGTLPQKDAVDDDGFVTREGGFEQEIVRSSMGRQIELARAAFDYVREGKDVAHVSGGDPSVYGKSDLIFKMAEEEDATDVPIEIVPGITAALGGSANVGAPLCNDFCTISLSDKWRGWEEIEEKLRAAAISGFVIVLYNCWRNYEQAVEIVREERTDDALVAIVNDAGREDAGRNGESECITTLGEAADHDDKVSGMGTSLIIGNHETETWRNDDRTYLVTPRGGRDVDDF, from the coding sequence ATGAGCACCGAAGAGTCGGCTGCCGATACTGACGGCGGGACCCCCGACGACCACGGCACGCTCTACGTCGTCGGCATCGGCCCCGGTCTGCCAGATCACATGACTGCGAAGGCCAAACGCGTCATCGAGTCCTCGGAGGTCGTCATCGCCTCGAGTCTCTATCAGGAGTTCCTAAGAGACGACGGAACCCTGCCGCAGAAGGACGCCGTCGACGACGACGGATTCGTTACCCGCGAGGGCGGCTTCGAACAGGAGATCGTGCGCTCGTCGATGGGACGCCAGATCGAACTCGCCCGCGCGGCGTTCGACTACGTCCGCGAGGGGAAAGACGTCGCCCACGTCTCGGGCGGCGACCCCTCGGTCTACGGCAAATCCGACCTCATCTTCAAGATGGCCGAAGAAGAGGACGCGACGGACGTGCCGATCGAGATCGTCCCCGGCATTACGGCGGCGCTGGGCGGCTCCGCCAACGTCGGCGCGCCGCTGTGTAACGACTTCTGTACGATCTCGCTGTCGGACAAGTGGCGCGGCTGGGAGGAGATCGAGGAGAAACTTCGCGCAGCGGCCATCTCGGGCTTCGTGATCGTTCTCTACAACTGCTGGCGCAACTACGAGCAGGCCGTCGAGATTGTCCGCGAGGAGCGAACCGACGACGCCCTCGTGGCCATCGTCAACGACGCGGGCCGCGAAGACGCCGGCCGCAACGGAGAGAGCGAGTGCATCACCACGCTCGGCGAGGCCGCCGACCACGACGACAAGGTCTCCGGGATGGGAACCTCGCTGATCATCGGCAACCACGAGACTGAGACCTGGCGCAACGACGATCGAACGTATCTCGTCACCCCCCGCGGCGGGCGTGACGTCGACGACTTCTGA
- the cobJ gene encoding precorrin-3B C(17)-methyltransferase, whose protein sequence is MSTDTNADADDESTSKCGASSSIEAETSSGSNCGASSSETSDDSSSSKCGASSSGSSDSSSSSCGASSSDDSGSNEQEVGATIEDFDADSGQLTAVGLGPGHAEGMTERAKTALLEADHIVGYTTYIELIPDEITEQADDIYDTPMCGEVSRTEESIDRTLAGNDVAIVGSGDPNVYALAGLALEILESKGATASMVDFDVIPGVPAAQSCAARLGAPLVNDTVSVSLSDHLVPMPEIESRLHSVASENFTITIYNPWSRKRRENFQKCCEILLTHRDPDTPVGIVHGAGREDEQVMITDLSELEELGESEIIDMTTTIVVGTEDTYVWDDRMVTPRGYETKYDY, encoded by the coding sequence ATGAGCACGGACACCAACGCAGACGCTGATGACGAATCGACATCGAAGTGCGGTGCCTCGAGCAGCATCGAAGCCGAGACCTCGAGCGGCTCGAACTGTGGTGCCTCCTCGAGCGAGACGAGCGATGACTCCTCGAGTTCGAAGTGTGGTGCTTCGAGTTCCGGTTCCTCGGATTCGTCCAGTTCGAGTTGTGGCGCCTCGAGTTCGGACGACAGCGGATCGAACGAACAGGAGGTCGGCGCGACGATCGAGGACTTCGACGCCGACTCAGGCCAGCTAACTGCCGTCGGACTCGGCCCCGGCCACGCTGAGGGGATGACCGAGCGCGCGAAGACGGCGCTGCTCGAGGCCGACCACATCGTCGGCTACACGACCTACATCGAACTGATTCCGGACGAGATCACTGAACAGGCCGACGACATCTACGACACGCCGATGTGCGGCGAGGTCTCACGAACCGAGGAATCTATCGACCGTACGCTGGCGGGCAACGACGTCGCCATCGTCGGCAGCGGCGACCCGAACGTCTACGCGCTGGCGGGGCTGGCGCTCGAGATCCTCGAGTCCAAGGGCGCGACGGCCTCGATGGTCGACTTCGATGTGATCCCTGGCGTCCCGGCAGCACAGTCCTGTGCGGCCCGTCTCGGCGCGCCGCTGGTGAACGACACCGTCTCGGTATCGCTGTCGGACCATCTCGTCCCGATGCCCGAAATCGAGTCTCGGTTGCACTCGGTCGCCAGCGAGAACTTCACGATCACGATCTACAACCCGTGGAGTCGCAAGCGCCGGGAGAACTTCCAGAAGTGCTGTGAGATCCTCCTCACGCATCGAGATCCCGACACGCCGGTCGGCATCGTCCACGGCGCGGGTCGCGAAGACGAGCAGGTGATGATTACGGACCTCAGCGAACTCGAGGAGTTAGGCGAGAGCGAGATTATCGACATGACGACGACCATCGTCGTCGGCACCGAGGACACCTACGTCTGGGACGACCGGATGGTCACGCCGCGTGGCTACGAGACGAAGTACGACTACTGA
- a CDS encoding ferredoxin, with amino-acid sequence MPRYEVTIEKDACDGIFACLTRDPRFVEGEDGLATIDPSADPIYDCEGEVTDTAERVVAKFDDDRIDEAKQAAAACPTDAIIVEEVGK; translated from the coding sequence ATGCCACGATACGAAGTTACCATCGAAAAAGACGCCTGTGACGGCATCTTCGCCTGTCTGACCCGCGATCCACGATTCGTCGAAGGCGAGGACGGTCTCGCGACGATCGATCCGAGCGCGGACCCCATTTACGACTGCGAGGGCGAGGTCACCGACACCGCCGAGCGCGTCGTCGCGAAGTTCGACGACGACCGAATCGACGAAGCAAAGCAGGCTGCTGCAGCCTGTCCGACTGACGCGATCATCGTTGAGGAGGTGGGCAAATGA
- a CDS encoding CbiX/SirB N-terminal domain-containing protein, producing the protein MSTPDNADETTSARATAFDDEAILLIGHGSRREKSNEQVRELAAALESRLGIPVDAAFLELAEPAIDEAIAELTALTSQVTVVHCSLFAASHVKNDVPLAIEQARATQDIEINNGAHLGIHPAILDLLDDRAAAVEEKLGVDRTEDDVAVVLCGRGSSDPDANGDVHKLARLLYEGRAFDRVEASFIGVTEPTLEGSLHGLSKHRPDAVVVLPYMLGDGVLTQRVRDWTAEFDDEYPYVDALAGDPLGTDSRLLDVFADRWQEARTESVEMSCDTCKYKVDLEGYEEDVGGARAMLRALAHQQSHADREDIDDEPHTHDAPEKHVAVCTNQTCAKMGSPAVLERLRQEARDSEHCDARITRSSCLGRCGDGPMVAVYPDGIWYGDVASEDAERIVGDHLDRDRIVSDLVDQTL; encoded by the coding sequence ATGAGTACACCCGACAACGCCGACGAGACCACGTCCGCTCGCGCCACGGCCTTCGACGACGAAGCGATCCTGCTGATCGGCCACGGCTCTCGCCGCGAGAAGTCGAACGAACAGGTGCGCGAACTGGCCGCCGCCCTCGAGTCGCGACTCGGTATCCCGGTCGACGCCGCGTTCCTCGAACTCGCGGAGCCGGCGATCGACGAGGCCATCGCGGAACTCACAGCCCTCACCTCGCAGGTGACGGTCGTCCACTGCTCGCTGTTCGCGGCGAGTCACGTCAAGAACGACGTCCCGCTGGCGATCGAACAGGCCCGTGCGACACAGGATATCGAGATCAACAACGGCGCGCATCTGGGAATTCACCCCGCAATCCTGGACCTGCTTGACGACCGGGCCGCTGCAGTCGAGGAGAAACTGGGTGTCGACCGAACCGAGGACGACGTCGCCGTCGTCCTCTGTGGCCGAGGCTCGAGCGATCCGGACGCCAACGGCGACGTGCACAAACTGGCCCGACTGCTGTACGAGGGCCGGGCGTTCGACCGCGTCGAGGCGTCGTTTATCGGGGTTACGGAGCCGACGCTCGAGGGGAGCCTTCACGGGCTCTCGAAACACCGCCCGGACGCGGTCGTCGTCCTCCCCTACATGCTCGGCGATGGCGTGCTTACCCAGCGCGTGCGAGACTGGACGGCGGAGTTCGATGACGAGTATCCGTACGTCGACGCGCTAGCCGGCGACCCGCTCGGCACCGACTCGAGACTGCTCGACGTCTTCGCCGACCGGTGGCAGGAAGCGAGGACTGAAAGCGTCGAGATGTCCTGTGACACCTGTAAGTACAAAGTCGACCTCGAGGGGTACGAGGAGGACGTCGGCGGCGCGCGAGCGATGCTGCGAGCGCTGGCCCACCAGCAATCCCACGCGGATCGCGAGGACATCGACGACGAACCGCACACCCACGACGCACCGGAAAAGCACGTGGCGGTCTGTACCAACCAAACCTGTGCGAAGATGGGTTCGCCGGCGGTGCTCGAGCGGCTTCGACAGGAGGCCCGCGACTCCGAACACTGCGACGCCCGCATCACGCGGTCGTCCTGTCTGGGACGCTGTGGCGACGGACCGATGGTCGCCGTCTACCCGGACGGAATCTGGTACGGTGACGTCGCGAGCGAGGACGCCGAACGGATCGTCGGCGATCACCTAGATCGCGACCGGATCGTCAGCGACCTGGTCGATCAGACGCTCTGA
- a CDS encoding DUF3209 family protein, producing MSCHEIEALRLGLMNVLGVGDQSTRDHAEKELEGHLEGPIEALVEAESLTEIERHLDAALVDLEEEVAGMDTDDPEYDYTRGRLLEVRNAERTIQRLTTQGESIVDGLGESHDMLHETFPVEE from the coding sequence ATGAGCTGCCACGAAATCGAAGCGCTACGACTCGGACTGATGAACGTCCTCGGCGTCGGGGACCAGAGTACCCGCGACCACGCCGAGAAGGAACTCGAGGGCCATCTCGAGGGCCCCATCGAGGCCCTCGTCGAAGCCGAGAGCCTCACAGAGATCGAACGCCACCTCGACGCCGCACTCGTCGATTTAGAGGAGGAGGTCGCCGGAATGGATACCGACGATCCCGAGTACGACTACACGCGAGGACGGCTGCTCGAGGTCCGCAACGCCGAACGGACGATTCAGCGACTGACCACGCAGGGCGAGAGCATCGTCGACGGACTCGGTGAGTCCCACGACATGCTTCACGAAACCTTCCCGGTGGAGGAGTGA
- a CDS encoding outer membrane protein assembly factor BamB family protein, which produces MAETADAERDDERAQSLEFRSVPLGEIETARSRHMWTRSAVHVASGGDLVVTGEWDGTVTAREIGSDSESLESRWTANHPDHAVGITTLESNGGAVIVAGRGETGTIAAYDAATGEQRWRYDTADDLGEAVKDTVFYLPYVVALETGTDVDGTERLYAAARRYERDGETRQWHSTVYAFEPDGTVRWTYETDASPITIELDDAGERLAVGYNRCMGDHDTGLVVLETETGDLEWNWDPGTEGDRRVGDVSFDGDSIAVSSHGDKRGYLLGPGGAERWRVDLAVETNLDDETLYAYPNHAHASDGRVTFVTGNTYAVESRETERRHPNEHRITTFDGDGELRWDDDVRGFVHGLTADGETVAAPCAQNFRVRDPETHAVRWFDLESGPIGIERLEGIATAADVADDTLAAIEEPVEYHDKGQTRGEYVLHVASLE; this is translated from the coding sequence ATGGCCGAGACCGCGGATGCCGAACGCGACGACGAACGGGCACAGTCGCTCGAGTTTCGGTCGGTTCCCCTGGGCGAGATCGAGACGGCCCGAAGTCGCCACATGTGGACTCGCTCTGCGGTTCACGTCGCTTCGGGTGGTGATCTCGTCGTCACGGGCGAGTGGGACGGGACCGTCACTGCTCGCGAGATCGGATCGGACTCGGAGTCGCTCGAGAGCCGTTGGACGGCTAACCATCCGGATCACGCAGTTGGGATCACAACACTCGAGAGCAATGGCGGAGCCGTCATCGTCGCCGGCCGGGGTGAAACCGGGACCATCGCGGCCTATGACGCCGCGACGGGAGAGCAGCGGTGGCGCTACGACACGGCCGACGATCTCGGCGAGGCCGTCAAAGACACTGTCTTCTATCTGCCCTACGTCGTGGCGCTCGAAACGGGAACCGACGTGGACGGTACCGAACGGCTCTACGCCGCCGCGCGACGCTACGAACGCGACGGCGAGACCCGCCAGTGGCACAGCACCGTCTACGCGTTCGAACCCGACGGAACGGTCCGCTGGACCTACGAAACCGATGCCTCGCCGATCACGATCGAGTTGGACGATGCGGGTGAACGCCTCGCAGTCGGATACAACCGCTGTATGGGCGACCACGATACGGGGCTGGTTGTCCTCGAGACCGAAACCGGCGACCTCGAGTGGAACTGGGACCCCGGCACGGAGGGAGACCGACGCGTCGGTGACGTCTCGTTCGACGGCGATTCGATCGCAGTCTCGAGTCACGGCGACAAGCGCGGCTATCTGCTCGGACCCGGTGGAGCCGAGCGGTGGCGTGTCGATCTGGCGGTCGAGACCAACCTCGACGACGAGACGCTCTACGCGTATCCGAACCACGCCCACGCGAGCGACGGGCGCGTGACGTTCGTGACCGGCAACACCTACGCCGTCGAGAGCCGCGAAACCGAGCGTCGACACCCCAACGAGCACCGAATCACGACGTTCGACGGAGACGGCGAGTTGCGCTGGGACGACGACGTACGCGGGTTCGTTCATGGCCTCACCGCCGACGGCGAGACGGTCGCCGCGCCCTGCGCCCAGAACTTCCGCGTTCGCGACCCCGAGACGCACGCCGTCCGCTGGTTCGACCTCGAGTCCGGCCCGATCGGAATCGAACGCCTCGAGGGAATTGCCACCGCAGCCGACGTGGCCGACGACACCCTCGCGGCGATCGAGGAACCGGTCGAGTACCACGACAAAGGGCAGACGCGCGGCGAGTACGTCCTGCACGTCGCCTCGCTCGAGTAA
- a CDS encoding universal stress protein has translation MYDSILVATDGSETATVAAEHAIELARQVDGTVDVIAVLESRTEYDNAIVDPAEVDRRRREQATAALEDISESAADADVPVETEIRTGVPSEEIVAYADEQGIDAIVIGARGRSSLRGALLGSTVDRVVRTAAQPVLVVGGAEPSQ, from the coding sequence ATGTACGATTCGATCCTCGTCGCGACGGACGGGAGCGAGACGGCGACCGTAGCCGCCGAGCACGCGATCGAACTCGCTCGACAGGTCGACGGCACGGTGGACGTGATCGCCGTCCTCGAGAGCCGAACCGAGTACGATAACGCCATCGTCGATCCGGCCGAGGTCGATCGACGACGCCGGGAGCAGGCCACGGCTGCGCTCGAGGATATCTCGGAATCGGCAGCCGATGCCGACGTCCCGGTCGAGACGGAGATCCGAACCGGCGTGCCGTCCGAGGAAATCGTCGCCTACGCCGACGAGCAGGGTATTGACGCGATCGTTATCGGAGCGCGCGGCCGCTCGTCGCTCCGCGGCGCGCTCCTCGGAAGCACCGTCGACCGAGTCGTTAGAACCGCGGCGCAGCCGGTCCTGGTAGTTGGCGGAGCCGAACCCAGCCAGTAG
- a CDS encoding universal stress protein produces MTLLVPFDASPLASKALEKASTFGDLLDEELVVLTVIPDDAEYARDRGWITEGEPFTPDAIETGIRDRASEIAPEATYRTERVSSDEPTATSTTNVVREIRRIAAEIGASVVFIGSENAGSVIAPQSSVGNPVASDHRYDVYVVREPGEEIDPAELADIDSTIE; encoded by the coding sequence ATGACGTTACTCGTTCCGTTCGATGCATCGCCGCTCGCGAGCAAAGCGCTCGAAAAAGCCTCGACGTTCGGCGACCTCCTCGACGAGGAACTCGTCGTGCTGACGGTGATCCCCGACGACGCGGAGTACGCGAGAGATCGAGGATGGATTACGGAGGGAGAGCCGTTCACCCCCGACGCCATCGAAACGGGAATTCGGGACCGGGCCAGCGAGATTGCACCGGAAGCGACCTACCGGACGGAGCGCGTCAGCTCCGACGAACCCACGGCGACATCGACGACGAACGTGGTCCGAGAAATCCGCCGTATCGCCGCCGAAATCGGTGCCTCGGTGGTGTTCATCGGCTCGGAGAACGCCGGCTCGGTGATCGCCCCGCAGTCGAGCGTCGGCAACCCCGTCGCCAGCGACCACCGGTACGACGTGTACGTCGTCCGCGAACCCGGCGAGGAGATCGATCCCGCGGAGCTGGCCGACATCGACTCGACGATCGAGTGA